The following proteins are encoded in a genomic region of Enterocloster clostridioformis:
- a CDS encoding cyclic-di-AMP receptor, giving the protein MKLVYAIVRNDNEDDVVSQLTQHHYSVTRLSTTGGFLKKGNTTLMIGAEDDKVQEVIDVIKQECGQHQRLTVNMPYISGTTMVNYATMPMTVDVGGATIFVINVDRYEKI; this is encoded by the coding sequence ATGAAATTAGTGTATGCAATTGTGAGAAATGATAATGAAGATGATGTTGTAAGCCAGCTGACCCAGCATCATTACAGTGTTACAAGACTTTCCACCACAGGGGGTTTCCTGAAAAAAGGAAATACAACATTGATGATTGGTGCGGAAGATGATAAGGTACAGGAAGTGATTGATGTGATTAAGCAGGAGTGCGGCCAGCATCAGAGGCTGACTGTCAACATGCCTTATATATCAGGCACCACCATGGTAAATTATGCAACTATGCCCATGACAGTTGATGTGGGCGGCGCCACTATTTTTGTGATTAACGTGGACCGTTACGAGAAAATTTAA
- the ltrA gene encoding group II intron reverse transcriptase/maturase has translation METGHGIKYRQLHIEDYLREIPAEQGRETGEYAHERITGNPDTNTDFRTDNLLDTILRSDNLNAAYKKVKTNKGVGGIAGMQVDELLPYLREHQSELVEQVREGKYKPNPVRRVEIPKEEKGKTRKLGIPTVVDRVIQQAIAQELTPLYEEQFSDNSIGFRPGRGAHDALERCRKYINEGYVYVVSMDLQSYFDTVNHSKLIEVLSRTVKDGRVISLIHKYLKAGVMEDGGFHATTEGVPQGGPLSPLCGNVMLNELDKELERRGHKYVRYADDCLILCKSRKSAERTMENIVPFITGKLFLKVNLQKTTVSHVSKIKYLGYGFYRHKGKCRMRIHPKSVAKMKNRIRELTTRGNKWSNQEREEKLRSYARGWINYYRYADMKSLMEQTDEWLRHRIRAVYWKQWKKVRTRYKMLRALHLPEWKVHEMANCRKGVWRAAGMLNSALTKRIIVDRLGYPDMTAHYLKVRVNY, from the coding sequence ATGGAAACCGGACATGGAATTAAGTACAGACAACTTCATATTGAGGACTACCTGCGAGAGATACCTGCGGAACAGGGAAGGGAAACAGGAGAGTACGCCCATGAAAGGATTACCGGGAACCCCGACACCAACACGGACTTTCGGACGGACAACCTGCTAGATACGATTCTTAGAAGCGACAATCTAAATGCCGCCTATAAGAAGGTCAAAACGAACAAAGGCGTTGGTGGGATTGCCGGAATGCAGGTGGATGAACTTCTACCCTACCTGAGAGAACACCAGTCCGAATTGGTCGAGCAGGTGAGGGAAGGCAAATACAAGCCAAACCCAGTCCGAAGGGTAGAAATACCCAAAGAGGAGAAAGGAAAAACAAGGAAACTGGGGATACCCACAGTGGTAGACAGGGTAATCCAACAGGCAATCGCACAGGAACTGACGCCCTTATATGAAGAACAGTTCTCTGACAACAGCATCGGATTCCGTCCCGGCAGAGGGGCGCATGACGCACTGGAAAGATGTAGGAAATATATCAACGAAGGATATGTCTACGTGGTCAGCATGGATTTACAATCCTACTTTGACACGGTGAACCACAGCAAGCTGATAGAGGTGCTGTCGAGGACGGTGAAGGACGGGAGGGTAATCTCGCTGATACACAAGTACCTGAAAGCCGGAGTAATGGAGGACGGAGGATTTCACGCAACGACCGAGGGCGTGCCGCAGGGAGGCCCGCTAAGTCCCTTATGTGGAAATGTCATGCTGAATGAGTTGGACAAGGAACTGGAGCGCAGGGGACACAAGTATGTGAGGTATGCGGATGACTGCCTGATTCTGTGCAAAAGCAGGAAAAGCGCAGAGAGGACAATGGAAAACATTGTGCCATTCATCACAGGAAAACTGTTTCTGAAAGTCAATCTTCAGAAAACGACAGTGAGCCACGTCAGCAAGATAAAATACCTGGGCTACGGCTTTTACCGGCATAAAGGGAAATGCCGCATGAGGATACACCCGAAGTCGGTGGCAAAAATGAAGAACCGGATACGGGAGCTGACAACCAGAGGGAACAAATGGAGCAATCAGGAGAGGGAAGAAAAACTCCGAAGCTATGCAAGGGGATGGATTAACTATTATCGATATGCAGACATGAAAAGCCTGATGGAACAGACGGATGAGTGGCTGCGCCACAGAATCCGAGCGGTGTACTGGAAACAATGGAAGAAGGTACGCACAAGATATAAAATGTTGCGGGCGTTACATTTACCAGAGTGGAAGGTGCATGAGATGGCGAACTGCCGAAAGGGAGTGTGGAGAGCGGCGGGAATGCTCAACTCGGCACTCACCAAAAGAATCATAGTGGACAGACTTGGTTATCCCGATATGACTGCCCACTATCTGAAAGTCCGAGTAAACTATTGA
- the cooS gene encoding anaerobic carbon-monoxide dehydrogenase catalytic subunit, with the protein MERTMCSSADKKLQEFLESVQEDHSHRRMVQQEVKCGFGLDGVCCRLCSNGPCRISKARPKGVCGADRDTIAARNFLRSVAAGSGCYIHVAEQAAKELKSAALTGRTLRGISALRSLCSELGIDGADDSEKALCLAEAVLEDLHRPCDEKMRLTKKLAYGKRTGLWEKAGILPGGAKDEIFNAVLKTSTNLNSDPMDMLAQCLRLGISTGVYGLVLVNRLNDILMGEPELGFDPVGMRVIDPECINIMVTGHQHSMFAGLTELLERPEIKAMAEKAGARGIRIVGCTCVGQDFQARGRRYEDVFCGHAGNNYSSEAVLMTGCIDLVVSEFNCSLPGIEPVCEKRSIPMLCLDDVAKKKGARYLPYSAAEREDVSINVIAAAIASYAGRVKTGKRQNPMEGHGCGEAITGVTEMTLKGALGGSFVPLADLIAAGRIKGVAAVVGCSNLRARGHDVFTVELVKKLIAKDILVLSAGCTCGGLENCGLMSRKAAGMAGPGLSGVCQNLGIPPVLNFGPCLAIGRIEAVAGELAGILGVDLPQLPVVVSAPQWLEEQALADGAFALALGFHLHLGLAPFVTGSPVIMDVLCNKMEEMTGGKLFVETEIDQAANQIEAVIMDKRRGLGFNE; encoded by the coding sequence ATGGAGAGAACAATGTGCAGCAGTGCGGATAAAAAGCTGCAGGAGTTTCTGGAATCAGTGCAGGAGGACCATTCCCACCGCAGAATGGTCCAACAGGAGGTAAAATGCGGTTTCGGCCTGGACGGAGTGTGCTGCAGGCTCTGTTCAAATGGTCCGTGCCGCATATCAAAGGCAAGACCCAAAGGAGTATGCGGCGCGGACAGGGATACCATAGCGGCAAGGAATTTCCTGCGCTCCGTGGCAGCCGGTTCAGGCTGCTACATCCACGTGGCGGAACAGGCAGCCAAAGAATTAAAATCAGCAGCACTGACAGGAAGAACATTGAGGGGGATTTCCGCGCTTCGCAGCCTGTGCAGTGAGCTGGGCATTGACGGTGCGGATGATTCTGAAAAGGCGCTTTGCCTGGCCGAGGCAGTATTGGAGGATTTGCATAGGCCCTGTGATGAGAAAATGCGGCTTACAAAAAAGCTTGCCTATGGAAAGCGGACCGGGTTATGGGAAAAGGCAGGCATTCTTCCCGGGGGAGCCAAGGATGAGATATTTAATGCAGTCCTGAAGACTTCCACCAATCTGAATTCAGATCCCATGGACATGCTGGCCCAATGCCTGCGGCTGGGGATTTCCACAGGAGTATATGGACTTGTGCTGGTCAACCGCCTGAACGACATCCTGATGGGGGAACCTGAATTAGGCTTTGACCCGGTGGGGATGCGGGTGATTGACCCGGAATGCATCAACATCATGGTTACAGGGCATCAGCACTCCATGTTCGCAGGCCTGACGGAACTGCTGGAACGTCCTGAGATAAAGGCAATGGCAGAAAAAGCGGGAGCCAGGGGAATCCGGATTGTCGGATGTACCTGTGTGGGGCAGGATTTCCAGGCCAGAGGCCGCCGCTATGAAGATGTGTTCTGCGGACATGCGGGCAATAACTACAGCAGCGAGGCAGTACTGATGACCGGCTGCATTGACCTTGTGGTATCGGAATTCAACTGTTCCCTTCCTGGAATTGAGCCTGTCTGTGAAAAGCGTTCCATCCCCATGCTTTGTCTGGATGATGTGGCAAAGAAAAAAGGCGCCCGGTACCTGCCATATAGCGCGGCGGAGCGGGAGGATGTAAGCATAAATGTGATTGCGGCCGCCATTGCATCCTATGCGGGGCGTGTAAAAACAGGAAAACGGCAGAATCCCATGGAAGGGCACGGATGCGGCGAGGCGATTACAGGGGTTACGGAAATGACCTTAAAAGGAGCATTGGGAGGAAGCTTCGTTCCTCTGGCGGATTTAATTGCCGCCGGCAGAATAAAGGGAGTGGCGGCGGTTGTGGGCTGCTCCAATCTGAGGGCCAGGGGCCATGACGTATTTACGGTGGAACTGGTAAAAAAGCTGATTGCTAAAGACATACTGGTGCTTTCGGCGGGATGTACCTGCGGAGGTCTGGAAAACTGCGGCCTTATGAGCCGCAAAGCTGCCGGAATGGCCGGCCCGGGCTTATCCGGTGTGTGTCAGAATCTTGGCATTCCTCCTGTACTCAATTTCGGTCCCTGTCTTGCCATCGGCAGGATTGAGGCTGTTGCAGGGGAACTGGCAGGAATCCTGGGCGTGGATTTGCCCCAGCTGCCGGTTGTGGTTTCCGCACCTCAATGGCTGGAGGAACAGGCCCTGGCGGACGGGGCCTTTGCCCTGGCCCTTGGCTTTCACCTGCATCTGGGCCTGGCGCCCTTTGTGACAGGCAGTCCGGTTATCATGGATGTGCTTTGTAATAAAATGGAAGAGATGACCGGCGGAAAGCTTTTTGTGGAAACTGAGATTGATCAAGCAGCAAATCAGATTGAGGCAGTCATAATGGACAAGAGAAGGGGGCTGGGATTTAATGAGTGA
- a CDS encoding [FeFe] hydrogenase, group A, translating to MSDRCMKSVPVSLNNPSIEKNQDLCADCGHCLAVCSEEIGVARQWADKSADAFSCIHCGQCAAVCPERAIRGKSHWREVVRAINDPQKIVVFSTAPSVRVGLGECFGGRPGDFVEGRMVSALRELGADYVLDVAFSADLTIMEEGTEFLRRFLTGSHPLPQFTSCCPAWVKYVETFHPERIGCLSSAKSPISMQGALIKTYFAREQGIDPGRIVNVAVAPCTAKKFEISREELCSSGIYQGIPGLMDNDYVLTTRELAEWITESGIEFYGLDPSSFDSLMGEGSGAGVIFGNTGGVMEAALRMAYSVVSGKEPMDLLLKYRPVRGLDQVKETVVSLGGRDVRAAVIYGTRAAEQLIETGNIDSYDFVEVMTCPGGCISGGGQPDNGVLPVPDRLRMERIKSLYRADEQRMVRSSLDNREIKRLYERFLGEPMGELAQTLLHTCYHSRKGGK from the coding sequence ATGAGTGACAGGTGCATGAAAAGCGTTCCCGTATCCCTGAATAATCCTTCAATTGAAAAAAATCAGGATCTCTGTGCAGACTGCGGCCATTGCCTGGCCGTGTGCTCGGAAGAAATCGGCGTTGCCCGGCAATGGGCAGATAAAAGTGCAGACGCTTTTTCCTGCATCCACTGCGGGCAGTGCGCGGCAGTCTGTCCGGAGCGGGCAATCCGCGGTAAAAGCCACTGGAGAGAGGTGGTCAGGGCAATCAATGACCCGCAGAAGATTGTTGTTTTTTCTACGGCTCCATCTGTTCGTGTGGGATTGGGGGAGTGCTTCGGAGGACGGCCCGGAGACTTTGTGGAAGGCCGTATGGTATCGGCCCTCAGGGAGCTGGGGGCGGATTATGTACTGGACGTGGCATTTTCGGCAGATTTGACAATCATGGAAGAAGGAACGGAATTTCTCAGGCGTTTTCTGACCGGGAGCCATCCGCTGCCCCAGTTTACAAGCTGTTGTCCGGCCTGGGTAAAGTATGTGGAAACATTTCATCCTGAACGGATTGGATGCCTGTCCAGTGCAAAAAGTCCCATCAGCATGCAGGGAGCACTGATAAAAACATATTTTGCCCGGGAGCAGGGGATTGACCCCGGACGGATTGTGAATGTCGCGGTTGCCCCCTGTACAGCCAAGAAGTTTGAGATATCCAGGGAGGAACTGTGTTCTTCCGGAATATACCAGGGCATACCAGGGCTTATGGATAATGATTATGTGCTGACAACCAGGGAACTGGCAGAATGGATTACGGAATCAGGCATTGAATTTTACGGCCTGGACCCATCTTCCTTTGACTCCCTGATGGGAGAAGGAAGCGGGGCAGGCGTGATTTTCGGCAATACGGGAGGCGTCATGGAAGCCGCCCTGCGCATGGCGTATTCCGTTGTAAGCGGAAAGGAGCCAATGGACCTGCTGCTTAAGTACCGGCCTGTCAGGGGGCTGGATCAGGTAAAGGAGACCGTGGTGTCCCTTGGAGGACGGGATGTGCGCGCCGCGGTTATCTACGGTACCAGGGCAGCGGAGCAGCTGATTGAGACAGGGAACATTGACTCCTATGATTTTGTGGAGGTAATGACCTGTCCCGGAGGGTGTATCAGCGGCGGCGGACAGCCGGACAACGGCGTTCTGCCGGTTCCGGACCGGCTGAGAATGGAAAGAATTAAATCTCTCTATCGGGCGGATGAACAGAGAATGGTCAGGAGTTCCCTTGATAACCGGGAAATAAAGCGTCTGTATGAAAGATTCCTGGGAGAACCCATGGGCGAGCTGGCACAGACACTGCTTCACACCTGTTATCACAGCAGAAAAGGCGGAAAATAA
- the pta gene encoding phosphate acetyltransferase has product MGFIDLVKARARADKKTIVLPESMDRRTWEAAETILKEDIANLIIIGTPEDIADHSKGLDVSGATVINPQTYEKTQEYIDLFVELRKSKGMTPEKAKEIIMSDYAYYGCLMIKNGDADGLVSGACHSTADTLRPCLQIVKTKPGTKLVSAFFLMVVPDCEYGADGTFIFADSGLNQNPNPEELAAIAKSSADSFELLVQKEARVAMLSHSTKGSAKHPDVDKVVEATRIAKELYPELKLDGELQLDAALVPEVASSKAPGSEVAGKANVLMFPDLDAGNIGYKLVQRLAKAEAYGPVTQGIAKPVNDLSRGCCADDIVGVVAITAVQAQAE; this is encoded by the coding sequence ATGGGATTTATCGATTTAGTTAAAGCTCGTGCCAGGGCTGACAAAAAGACCATAGTACTGCCAGAGTCTATGGACAGGAGAACCTGGGAGGCGGCCGAAACGATATTAAAAGAGGACATCGCCAATCTGATTATCATAGGAACACCGGAGGATATTGCAGACCACAGCAAGGGACTGGATGTATCAGGAGCAACAGTGATCAATCCTCAGACCTATGAGAAGACTCAGGAGTATATTGATTTATTTGTAGAGCTGAGGAAATCGAAGGGAATGACACCGGAAAAGGCAAAGGAAATCATCATGTCCGATTATGCCTACTACGGCTGTCTTATGATTAAAAACGGAGACGCGGACGGATTGGTTTCCGGCGCCTGCCACTCCACGGCCGACACATTAAGGCCATGCCTGCAGATTGTCAAGACAAAACCAGGCACAAAACTGGTATCCGCATTCTTCCTCATGGTAGTTCCGGACTGCGAGTACGGAGCAGATGGAACCTTTATTTTTGCCGATTCAGGACTGAACCAGAACCCGAATCCGGAAGAGCTGGCAGCAATCGCCAAATCATCGGCTGATTCATTTGAACTGCTGGTGCAGAAGGAGGCAAGGGTTGCCATGCTGTCCCATTCAACCAAGGGATCTGCTAAGCATCCCGATGTGGACAAGGTAGTGGAAGCCACCAGAATCGCAAAAGAGCTTTATCCGGAGCTGAAGCTGGACGGGGAACTCCAGTTAGATGCAGCCCTTGTACCGGAGGTTGCTTCCTCAAAGGCGCCGGGCAGCGAAGTGGCAGGCAAGGCAAATGTACTGATGTTCCCGGATCTGGATGCCGGTAATATCGGATACAAGCTGGTTCAGAGACTGGCTAAGGCAGAGGCTTACGGCCCTGTTACCCAGGGAATCGCAAAGCCGGTTAACGATTTATCCAGGGGTTGTTGTGCAGATGATATTGTGGGTGTAGTAGCAATTACAGCCGTTCAGGCACAGGCTGAATAG
- a CDS encoding acetate kinase, producing MNILVINCGSSSLKYQLIDSASEAVLAKGLCERIGIEGSQITYQPAGGEKEVTVSPMPTHTQAIQMVLDALTNDKTGVIKSLDEVGAVGHRIVHGGEAFTASTLITEDAVKAIEECSDLAPLHNPANLIGIRACQELMPNTPMVGVFDTAFHQTMPEKAYLYGLPYEYYEKYKVRRYGFHGTSHSYVSKRTAEILGRPYDSLKTVVCHLGNGSSISAVLNGKSVDTSMGLTPLEGLVMGTRSGDVDPGALQFIMHKENMDIDQMLNVLNKKSGVYGMSGVSSDFRDVENAANEGNKKAEAALESFAYRVAKYVGAYAAAMSGVDAIAFTAGVGENDKITRKKVCGYLAFLGIEIDDEANSKRGQEIVISAPGSKVSVLVIPTNEELAIARETLALVK from the coding sequence ATGAATATATTAGTTATTAACTGTGGGAGCTCATCATTAAAGTATCAGCTGATTGATTCGGCATCAGAGGCTGTGCTTGCAAAGGGACTTTGCGAAAGAATCGGTATTGAGGGAAGCCAGATTACTTATCAGCCGGCAGGAGGAGAAAAGGAGGTAACCGTTTCTCCCATGCCTACCCATACTCAGGCTATCCAGATGGTATTAGATGCCCTGACCAATGATAAGACAGGCGTGATTAAGAGCCTGGACGAAGTAGGGGCAGTGGGTCACAGAATCGTTCATGGAGGAGAAGCATTTACCGCCTCTACCCTGATTACGGAAGATGCAGTTAAGGCGATTGAGGAGTGCAGCGATTTGGCGCCTCTTCACAATCCTGCCAACCTGATCGGCATCCGTGCCTGCCAGGAACTGATGCCCAACACTCCAATGGTAGGTGTGTTTGATACAGCCTTCCATCAGACCATGCCGGAGAAAGCATACCTGTATGGACTTCCCTACGAGTATTATGAGAAATACAAGGTGAGAAGATACGGTTTCCACGGGACAAGCCACAGCTATGTGTCAAAGAGAACGGCAGAGATCCTTGGACGTCCTTATGATTCCCTTAAAACAGTGGTTTGCCACCTGGGCAACGGCTCCAGCATCTCAGCTGTCCTCAACGGAAAATCCGTGGACACCAGCATGGGACTGACTCCATTAGAGGGACTTGTGATGGGAACCAGAAGCGGCGATGTGGATCCGGGCGCCCTGCAGTTCATCATGCACAAAGAGAATATGGACATTGACCAGATGTTAAACGTACTGAACAAGAAGTCAGGCGTATACGGTATGTCCGGTGTTTCCAGCGACTTCCGCGATGTGGAGAACGCTGCAAATGAAGGCAATAAGAAGGCAGAAGCCGCACTGGAATCATTTGCCTACCGTGTAGCTAAATACGTGGGAGCATACGCAGCAGCAATGAGCGGCGTGGACGCCATTGCGTTCACTGCAGGCGTAGGCGAGAACGACAAGATTACCAGGAAGAAAGTATGCGGATATCTGGCATTCCTGGGAATTGAGATTGACGACGAGGCCAATTCAAAGAGGGGACAGGAAATCGTGATTTCGGCTCCCGGTTCCAAGGTAAGCGTACTGGTTATTCCTACCAATGAGGAGCTGGCAATTGCAAGGGAAACACTTGCGTTAGTGAAATAG
- a CDS encoding GlcG/HbpS family heme-binding protein: protein MNDTYAAKEITAALLDVLKPQGLCLKEALRLIEKAEKMAESIHVPMVITVVDQGGNMVAMHRMDDSLLASISISYSKAYTAAALRAPTEDAARDILPGQPLYGLQQTHPGRFCIFGGGLPIMKNGSLIGGLGVSGGTVEQDMAVARYALSAD from the coding sequence ATGAATGATACATACGCAGCAAAGGAAATAACAGCTGCCCTGTTAGACGTTCTGAAGCCTCAGGGCTTATGTCTGAAGGAAGCTCTGCGGCTGATTGAAAAAGCCGAGAAAATGGCTGAAAGCATCCATGTCCCCATGGTCATCACAGTGGTGGACCAGGGAGGAAATATGGTTGCTATGCATCGGATGGATGATTCCCTCCTGGCCAGCATTTCCATATCATATTCAAAGGCATATACGGCAGCAGCCCTCCGCGCACCGACCGAGGACGCTGCCAGGGATATCCTGCCGGGACAGCCTTTATACGGCCTCCAGCAGACTCATCCTGGCAGGTTCTGTATCTTCGGCGGAGGACTCCCCATTATGAAGAACGGAAGCTTAATCGGCGGCCTGGGAGTATCCGGCGGTACCGTGGAGCAGGATATGGCCGTGGCCAGATATGCATTATCAGCGGACTAA
- a CDS encoding BMC domain-containing protein, with the protein MITIGFLELNSIAKGILAADMMLKAAEIRLVSARPSCPGKYQILITGEVSAVESALRTGEESAKANVVDRLLIPRVHPQVIEAISMSAMPSSLKALGILEFFSVTGAIIAADAAAKAASVSLIEIRLGTGIGGKSFVTFTGDVGAVEESVEAGAKTAESSGALVEKVVIAHPDRELYRSLF; encoded by the coding sequence ATGATTACCATCGGTTTTTTAGAGTTAAACAGCATTGCCAAAGGTATCCTGGCAGCAGACATGATGCTTAAAGCGGCGGAAATCAGGCTTGTCTCTGCAAGACCCAGCTGTCCGGGCAAGTATCAGATATTAATAACAGGGGAGGTTTCGGCCGTGGAATCGGCTTTAAGGACTGGCGAGGAAAGTGCTAAGGCCAATGTGGTGGACCGTCTTCTCATTCCCAGGGTACATCCCCAGGTGATTGAGGCCATCAGCATGTCCGCCATGCCTTCCAGCCTGAAAGCCTTGGGTATCCTGGAATTCTTCTCTGTCACAGGCGCCATCATTGCAGCCGATGCAGCTGCCAAGGCAGCCAGCGTCTCACTGATTGAGATTCGGCTGGGTACAGGCATCGGAGGAAAATCCTTTGTCACTTTTACCGGGGATGTGGGTGCAGTGGAAGAAAGTGTGGAGGCAGGGGCAAAAACAGCGGAAAGCAGCGGAGCTCTGGTGGAGAAGGTCGTGATTGCACACCCGGACAGGGAACTGTACCGCAGTCTGTTCTGA